Proteins co-encoded in one Granulicella cerasi genomic window:
- a CDS encoding acyltransferase family protein yields the protein MTDIAPTSTGEPAAELQPKPQVTRKPALPALTGLRTLLALTIVLFHFTPSGLRWNAHPWVSLYPLVDIGYVFVSFFFLISGYILAYNYADRGTINPADFWMARISRLYPVYLLTMIISIPMLLTEWQVRSHTDFWEGAIATPLLIQGFFPNLATFWMTVTWTLSCEVALYILFPWLMRLKWPTKTSTLIAMVLGLWAVGMVPHITYIFLNPDHLPHMADRYSGGFWVQFLKYTPLPYLCTFLAGLTLGRLQGAWNLQVRGRMIAGIAGFTAMWFVTYHLADKLPYIMIHGGLLTPIFALIILGLSGPSPLASIFAIRPLVAVGTSTYCLYLLHFNVFMLIHNYHLPEKLHVQSIDPWISYVAVVLLAMGARRFVEHPMQLVIKNWWKRYRDGQKEAARLAA from the coding sequence ATGACAGATATCGCACCGACCTCCACCGGCGAACCCGCAGCCGAGCTTCAACCAAAGCCACAGGTGACGCGCAAACCCGCGCTGCCTGCGCTCACCGGCCTGCGCACGCTGCTCGCGCTCACCATCGTGCTCTTTCACTTCACCCCCTCGGGCCTGCGGTGGAACGCGCATCCGTGGGTCTCGCTCTATCCGCTGGTCGATATCGGTTACGTCTTCGTCAGCTTCTTCTTCCTCATTTCGGGCTACATCCTCGCGTACAACTACGCGGACCGCGGCACGATCAACCCCGCCGATTTCTGGATGGCGCGCATCTCGCGTCTCTACCCCGTCTATCTGCTGACGATGATCATCTCGATCCCCATGCTGCTCACCGAGTGGCAGGTGCGATCGCACACGGACTTCTGGGAAGGCGCCATTGCCACGCCGCTGCTCATTCAGGGCTTCTTCCCCAACCTCGCCACCTTCTGGATGACCGTCACCTGGACGCTCTCCTGCGAGGTCGCGCTCTACATTCTCTTCCCGTGGCTGATGCGCCTGAAGTGGCCGACGAAGACCAGCACGCTCATCGCGATGGTGCTCGGCCTGTGGGCCGTGGGCATGGTCCCGCACATCACCTACATCTTCCTGAACCCCGACCACCTGCCGCACATGGCCGACCGCTACTCCGGCGGGTTCTGGGTGCAGTTTCTCAAGTACACGCCGCTGCCCTACCTCTGCACCTTCCTCGCGGGCCTCACGCTGGGCCGACTGCAAGGCGCGTGGAACCTGCAGGTGCGCGGCCGCATGATCGCCGGCATCGCGGGATTCACGGCGATGTGGTTTGTCACCTATCACCTTGCAGATAAGCTGCCCTACATCATGATCCATGGCGGTTTGCTGACGCCGATCTTCGCGTTGATCATCCTCGGGCTCAGCGGCCCCAGCCCGCTGGCGAGCATCTTCGCGATCCGTCCGCTGGTAGCCGTCGGCACGTCAACGTACTGCCTCTATCTGCTGCACTTCAACGTCTTCATGCTCATCCACAACTACCACCTGCCCGAGAAGCTGCATGTGCAGTCGATCGATCCGTGGATCAGCTACGTGGCCGTCGTGCTGCTCGCCATGGGCGCACGACGATTCGTCGAGCACCCGATGCAACTTGTCATCAAGAACTGGTGGAAGCGCTATCGCGACGGACAGAAAGAAGCCGCA